The Myxococcota bacterium DNA window CCGCAGGCGACCGCCGACCAGCTCGAGATCAGCCGCAAGGAGATCGAGCGCGACCCGCGCGGCTTCATCGCGCAGGAGCTGGTGCAGCTCTCCAGCCACCCGACCTTCGTCGACGGCAAGCTCGAGGCGCGCCACATCGACCTGCGCCCGTTCATCCTGACCGGCTCGAGCACGGAGGTGTTCCCGGGCGGGCTCACGCGGGTGGCGCTGCGGCGCG harbors:
- a CDS encoding circularly permuted type 2 ATP-grasp protein translates to PQATADQLEISRKEIERDPRGFIAQELVQLSSHPTFVDGKLEARHIDLRPFILTGSSTEVFPGGLTRVALRRGSFVVNSSQGGGSKDTWVLEETGTR